TTTGAGCGAGTTGGCTTAGATTCTGAATCACACTCGTACCTCGCTGTTCAGAATGACGGATTCTATAGGACTAGTTCCTAGAGTTTGATGTCTAGGAACTAGGTTCTAGGCACTAGGAACCATCATCACTAGGAACTATATTACGCGTCTTTCTCCTTCGGCGCTTCAACCGGCTCCTCGACCACTTGTTGTTCCTCATCATCATCGTCACGATTCTCAATCACGCCATGGGTTTGCTTCCAACGTTCCCATCGCTCGAACGCCAACTCTTGCATGTCGGTGGCATGATCGGCCTCATCGACAATCTTTTCGCCGACCAAATGCTCAAAAATATCCTCTAGGGTCAAAATACCCTGAATCGTGCCATATTCGTCGACAATCATCGCCAATTGCAGGCGTTTAGCCATCATCTGCTCAAACGCTTTCGGTAAACGCAGCGTGTTGAGTAACACGTGCAACGGACGCATAACCGCCCCAAGTTGGCGGCTGCCATGACCGGCTTGTTGCATCTTAAATAGCTCAAGACGGTGGACAAAACCGATAATGTTGTCAGTAGATTGACTGTACACCAATGGTCGCGAAAACGGCGTATCTTCATGCTCGGCAAGAAACTCGTCAATGGTCGACTCGGCGTTAACACGAAATACTACTGGGCGTGGTGTCATTACTTGAGTGACTGGCACATCTTGAATACCGAGTAAGTTGGTAAGAATTTTGGATTCACCTTCGGCAAACTCACCACTTTCGCGGGCCAAGATCGCCATCGCCGAGAGCTCATCGCGCATCTTAGGTGCTTCGCTGCCACGGGCAAGGCGCTTAGTGATCTGCTCTGAGAACCACACAAACGGCGTAAGTGCCCAAACCATCCAACGCAGCACAACCGCAGCACTAGGCGCGAGCTGACGCCAGTAGGTGGCACCAATGGTTTTCGGAACAATCTCAGACATCACCAAAATACCCAATGTCAGCACCGCAGAGAAAACGCCCAACCACTCACTGCCAAACACCACTGCCGCTTGTGCACCTGCACTGGCTGCACCTATGGTGTGAGCGATGGTGTTGAGGGTGAGAATCGAAGCCAACGGGCGGTCGATGTCCGCTTTGAGTTTAGCCAGGTGATCCGCGGCTGGGTGCCCTTGCTGACGCAATTGTGCAATGTAGCTGGGGGAAATACTGAGAAGCACTGCTTCCAGTACCGAACAAATAAACGATACGCCAATGGCAATTGAAACGTATAGAGTTAGCAGAAACATAAAGGTCCTATGTCAGTTCACTCACTTCTAACTTTGCAAGAAAAGGCGAACTTTTCTTACCTGTGCATTATTGATGTGAGCGTTTTATATTCGCTTTGAACCCCA
The sequence above is drawn from the Vibrio sinaloensis genome and encodes:
- a CDS encoding CNNM domain-containing protein translates to MFLLTLYVSIAIGVSFICSVLEAVLLSISPSYIAQLRQQGHPAADHLAKLKADIDRPLASILTLNTIAHTIGAASAGAQAAVVFGSEWLGVFSAVLTLGILVMSEIVPKTIGATYWRQLAPSAAVVLRWMVWALTPFVWFSEQITKRLARGSEAPKMRDELSAMAILARESGEFAEGESKILTNLLGIQDVPVTQVMTPRPVVFRVNAESTIDEFLAEHEDTPFSRPLVYSQSTDNIIGFVHRLELFKMQQAGHGSRQLGAVMRPLHVLLNTLRLPKAFEQMMAKRLQLAMIVDEYGTIQGILTLEDIFEHLVGEKIVDEADHATDMQELAFERWERWKQTHGVIENRDDDDEEQQVVEEPVEAPKEKDA